A single window of Myxocyprinus asiaticus isolate MX2 ecotype Aquarium Trade chromosome 34, UBuf_Myxa_2, whole genome shotgun sequence DNA harbors:
- the LOC127425363 gene encoding forkhead box protein H1-like: protein MQSENTDMLNRRKYRRYSKQKMTYLALIAYVIQNAPDKRLTFCELMNTMTTFVDGDRKGLENNIRVCLSSNDCFVKVPRNPECPNAKRNFWKMDDRKITPKMLRRHFSSVRDAFPDFYDNLGILSLKTATAQTPTCNATESQKFTSPFSIESLLQRESSTPSSQRPVHVPHFTDVCPGVANEDQDLSYKRKTWDYPSEIDCANFSRSYSHFYAPYNSVYSHWRVVQRMCSVSELAYHASDSSLQIL, encoded by the exons ATGCAGAGCGAAAACACCGACATGCTTAACAGAAGAAAATACAGGAGATACTCCAAACAGAAGATGACATACCTGGCTCTGATCGCCTATGTCATTCAGAACGCACCTGACAAAAGATTAACGTTTTGCGAG TTAATGAACACGATGACGACATTTGTGGACGGGGATAGAAAAGGCCTTGAGAATAATATCAGGGTTTGTTTATCATCAAACGATTGCTTTGTAAAG GTGCCTAGAAATCCAGAGTGCCCAAATGCAAAACGCAATTTTTGGAAAATGGATGACCGTAAAATCACTCCAAAGATGCTGCGACGACACTTCAGCAGTGTGCGTGATGCCTTCCCTGACTTCTATGACAACCTGGGAAttctctccttgaagactgctacAGCACAGACTCCCACATGCAACGCAACTGAGTCTCAGAAGTTCACCAGCCCGTTTTCCATAGAATCACTTCTGCAGCGGGAGAGCAGCACCCCCTCGAGTCAGAGACCTGTCCATGTTCCACACTTTACAGATGTGTGTCCTGGTGTAGCAAATGAAGACCAAGATTTATCATACAAGAGGAAGACATGGGACTACCCCAGTGAAATTGATTGTGCCAATTTCAGCAGATCGTATTCGCACTTTTATGCCCCTTACAATTCTGTGTATTCCCATTGGAGGGTCGTCCAGAGGATGTGCTCCGTTTCTGAACTGGCATATCATGCATCGGACAGTTCACTTCAAATTTTGTGA